In Silene latifolia isolate original U9 population chromosome X, ASM4854445v1, whole genome shotgun sequence, the following proteins share a genomic window:
- the LOC141623975 gene encoding protein NUCLEAR FUSION DEFECTIVE 6, mitochondrial-like isoform X4 produces MATMAAARSVFRSSSVRSAASQFASAAKTSSTRSSFRSPSAANLLSSSRIFRCPAELSACLESMQPFHTATASALMTSMLAVTCRSSSWAPDGI; encoded by the exons ATGGCTACAATGGCGGCTGCAAGATCTGTTTTCCGATCATCCTCTGTCCGTAGCGCTGCCTCAcaatttgcttccgctgccaaaaCCTCATCCACTCGCTCCTCTTTCCGATCTCCCTCCGCTGCCAATCTTCTTTCTTCTAGTCGCATTTTCAG GTGTCCGGCGGAATTGAGCGCATGTTTGGAGTCAATGCAGCCGTTTCACACCGCTACTGCATCGGCTCTGATGACTTCCATGCTTGCTGTCACTTGCCGCAGCAGCTCTTGGGCTCCTGATG GTATCTAG
- the LOC141623975 gene encoding protein NUCLEAR FUSION DEFECTIVE 6, mitochondrial-like isoform X2, with translation MATMAAARSVFRSSSVRSAASQFASAAKTSSTRSSFRSPSAANLLSSSRIFRCPAELSACLESMQPFHTATASALMTSMLAVTCRSSSWAPDGADS, from the exons ATGGCTACAATGGCGGCTGCAAGATCTGTTTTCCGATCATCCTCTGTCCGTAGCGCTGCCTCAcaatttgcttccgctgccaaaaCCTCATCCACTCGCTCCTCTTTCCGATCTCCCTCCGCTGCCAATCTTCTTTCTTCTAGTCGCATTTTCAG GTGTCCGGCGGAATTGAGCGCATGTTTGGAGTCAATGCAGCCGTTTCACACCGCTACTGCATCGGCTCTGATGACTTCCATGCTTGCTGTCACTTGCCGCAGCAGCTCTTGGGCTCCTGATG GTGCTGACAGCTGA
- the LOC141623975 gene encoding protein NUCLEAR FUSION DEFECTIVE 6, mitochondrial-like isoform X1, which yields MATMAAARSVFRSSSVRSAASQFASAAKTSSTRSSFRSPSAANLLSSSRIFRCPAELSACLESMQPFHTATASALMTSMLAVTCRSSSWAPDACNDDV from the exons ATGGCTACAATGGCGGCTGCAAGATCTGTTTTCCGATCATCCTCTGTCCGTAGCGCTGCCTCAcaatttgcttccgctgccaaaaCCTCATCCACTCGCTCCTCTTTCCGATCTCCCTCCGCTGCCAATCTTCTTTCTTCTAGTCGCATTTTCAG GTGTCCGGCGGAATTGAGCGCATGTTTGGAGTCAATGCAGCCGTTTCACACCGCTACTGCATCGGCTCTGATGACTTCCATGCTTGCTGTCACTTGCCGCAGCAGCTCTTGGGCTCCTGATG CTTGCAATGACGATGTGTGA
- the LOC141623975 gene encoding protein NUCLEAR FUSION DEFECTIVE 6, mitochondrial-like isoform X5, producing the protein MATMAAARSVFRSSSVRSAASQFASAAKTSSTRSSFRSPSAANLLSSSRIFRCPAELSACLESMQPFHTATASALMTSMLAVTCRSSSWAPDGL; encoded by the exons ATGGCTACAATGGCGGCTGCAAGATCTGTTTTCCGATCATCCTCTGTCCGTAGCGCTGCCTCAcaatttgcttccgctgccaaaaCCTCATCCACTCGCTCCTCTTTCCGATCTCCCTCCGCTGCCAATCTTCTTTCTTCTAGTCGCATTTTCAG GTGTCCGGCGGAATTGAGCGCATGTTTGGAGTCAATGCAGCCGTTTCACACCGCTACTGCATCGGCTCTGATGACTTCCATGCTTGCTGTCACTTGCCGCAGCAGCTCTTGGGCTCCTGATG GCTTGTAG
- the LOC141623975 gene encoding protein NUCLEAR FUSION DEFECTIVE 6, mitochondrial-like isoform X3 produces the protein MATMAAARSVFRSSSVRSAASQFASAAKTSSTRSSFRSPSAANLLSSSRIFRCPAELSACLESMQPFHTATASALMTSMLAVTCRSSSWAPDDDM, from the exons ATGGCTACAATGGCGGCTGCAAGATCTGTTTTCCGATCATCCTCTGTCCGTAGCGCTGCCTCAcaatttgcttccgctgccaaaaCCTCATCCACTCGCTCCTCTTTCCGATCTCCCTCCGCTGCCAATCTTCTTTCTTCTAGTCGCATTTTCAG GTGTCCGGCGGAATTGAGCGCATGTTTGGAGTCAATGCAGCCGTTTCACACCGCTACTGCATCGGCTCTGATGACTTCCATGCTTGCTGTCACTTGCCGCAGCAGCTCTTGGGCTCCTGATG ATGATATGTGA
- the LOC141623975 gene encoding protein NUCLEAR FUSION DEFECTIVE 6, mitochondrial-like isoform X6, whose amino-acid sequence MATMAAARSVFRSSSVRSAASQFASAAKTSSTRSSFRSPSAANLLSSSRIFRCPAELSACLESMQPFHTATASALMTSMLAVTCRSSSWAPDG is encoded by the exons ATGGCTACAATGGCGGCTGCAAGATCTGTTTTCCGATCATCCTCTGTCCGTAGCGCTGCCTCAcaatttgcttccgctgccaaaaCCTCATCCACTCGCTCCTCTTTCCGATCTCCCTCCGCTGCCAATCTTCTTTCTTCTAGTCGCATTTTCAG GTGTCCGGCGGAATTGAGCGCATGTTTGGAGTCAATGCAGCCGTTTCACACCGCTACTGCATCGGCTCTGATGACTTCCATGCTTGCTGTCACTTGCCGCAGCAGCTCTTGGGCTCCTGATG GCTGA